The following proteins are encoded in a genomic region of Streptomyces gobiensis:
- the aroH gene encoding chorismate mutase — translation MAVRAVRGAVQLERDETTEMHERVGELLTALLERNGLAADDLISVWFTATPDLRCDFPAAAARKIGIIDVPLICVQELDIAGAMPRVVRILAHVETDLSKAAIAHVYLGAAAALRKDIAQ, via the coding sequence GTGGCGGTACGAGCGGTGCGGGGCGCCGTCCAGCTGGAGCGGGACGAAACCACGGAGATGCATGAGCGGGTCGGGGAGCTGCTCACGGCCCTCCTTGAGCGCAACGGCCTCGCGGCGGATGACCTGATCAGTGTGTGGTTCACCGCCACCCCCGATCTGCGCTGCGACTTCCCGGCCGCCGCCGCGCGCAAGATCGGAATCATCGATGTGCCGCTGATCTGCGTGCAGGAACTGGATATCGCGGGCGCGATGCCCCGAGTGGTCCGTATCCTCGCTCATGTCGAGACTGACCTCTCCAAGGCCGCGATCGCCCATGTCTACCTGGGTGCCGCAGCCGCTCTCCGCAAGGACATCGCCCAGTAA
- the cmk gene encoding (d)CMP kinase, giving the protein METAPAPIVVAIDGPSGTGKSSTSKAVAVKLGLSYLDTGAQYRAITWWMLTNGIDVHDAAAVAAAAGKPAIVSGTDPAAPTITVDGVDASGPIRTQEVTDAVSAVSAVPRVRARITELQRSIAADATRGMVVEGRDIGTTVLPDADLKIFLTASPEARAARRNGELAGKDTTGLTATRAALLKRDQADSSRKTSPLAKADDAVEVDTTDLTLEQVIECVVTLIEEKQRSK; this is encoded by the coding sequence GTGGAAACTGCCCCGGCACCCATCGTCGTCGCCATCGACGGCCCTTCCGGCACGGGCAAGTCCAGCACCTCCAAGGCCGTGGCCGTCAAGCTGGGGCTGAGCTACCTCGACACGGGGGCGCAGTACCGGGCGATCACCTGGTGGATGCTGACCAATGGCATCGATGTGCATGACGCCGCCGCCGTGGCAGCCGCAGCAGGTAAGCCCGCCATCGTCTCGGGGACCGATCCCGCCGCCCCCACCATCACCGTCGACGGTGTGGACGCCTCGGGGCCGATCCGGACGCAGGAGGTCACTGACGCGGTGAGCGCGGTCAGCGCCGTACCGCGGGTGCGCGCCCGGATCACCGAGCTGCAGCGCAGCATCGCCGCCGACGCGACGCGCGGCATGGTCGTCGAGGGCCGGGACATCGGCACCACCGTGCTGCCGGACGCCGACCTCAAGATCTTCCTCACCGCTTCGCCGGAGGCCCGTGCCGCCCGCCGTAACGGTGAGCTGGCCGGCAAGGACACCACCGGTCTCACCGCCACCCGCGCGGCCCTGCTCAAGCGGGACCAGGCCGACTCCAGCCGTAAGACCTCCCCGCTGGCCAAGGCGGACGACGCGGTTGAGGTGGACACCACCGACCTCACGCTCGAGCAGGTCATCGAGTGTGTCGTCACCCTGATCGAAGAGAAGCAGCGGAGCAAGTGA
- a CDS encoding lysophospholipid acyltransferase family protein — translation MYGLWKPRVLGAWRVPVSGPVILAVNHSHNIDGPMLMGTAPRPVHFLVKKEAFVGPLDPFLRGIGQLKVDRSTVDRTAITDALGVLERGGVLGIFPEGTRGEGDFASLRAGLAYFAVRSGAPVVPVAVLGSADRQGRVIRALPPLRSRIDVVFGDPFEAGDGTGRRTRKALDEATVRIQERLTGHLADARRLTGR, via the coding sequence ATGTACGGGCTGTGGAAGCCGCGAGTGCTGGGCGCCTGGCGGGTGCCGGTGAGTGGCCCCGTCATCCTGGCGGTCAACCACTCGCACAACATTGACGGCCCGATGCTGATGGGCACCGCGCCCCGGCCCGTGCATTTCCTGGTCAAGAAGGAAGCTTTCGTCGGACCGCTCGATCCCTTCCTGCGCGGGATCGGTCAGCTCAAGGTGGACCGGTCCACGGTCGACCGCACCGCGATCACCGATGCGCTCGGTGTGCTGGAGCGCGGCGGAGTGCTGGGGATCTTTCCGGAAGGCACCCGGGGCGAGGGCGACTTCGCCTCGCTCCGGGCGGGGCTGGCCTACTTCGCGGTGCGCTCCGGGGCCCCCGTGGTGCCGGTGGCGGTGCTGGGCAGCGCCGACCGGCAGGGGCGGGTGATCCGTGCGCTGCCACCGCTGCGCAGCCGTATCGACGTGGTCTTCGGTGATCCCTTCGAGGCGGGTGACGGCACTGGCCGTCGCACCCGTAAGGCGCTTGATGAGGCGACCGTGCGCATCCAGGAGCGGCTTACCGGCCATCTGGCCGACGCCCGGCGGCTCACTGGCCGCTGA
- a CDS encoding pseudouridine synthase, producing MRSSGRNSNRNYRGASGRPAQPRAGGGRDDKQKGSGRPRPEERRHGTGGAKGGPGPKGGGKAGRKRTAPARPREYDAQIEERNRARHDKPQAKMPKTFGEQDGERLQKVLARAGLGSRRACEELIEQARVEVNGKIVIEQGMRVDPEKDEIKVDGLTIATQSFLFFALNKPAGVVSSMEDPEGRQCLGDYVQNRETRLFHVGRLDTETEGLILLTNHGELAHRLTHPRYGVRKTYLAAIQGPIPRDLGKRLKDGIKLDDGYARADHFKVVENTGKNYLVEVSLHEGRKHIVRRMLAEAGFPVDKLVRTRFGPIALGDQKSGWLRRMTNTEVGMLMNEVGL from the coding sequence ATGCGAAGCAGCGGCAGGAACAGCAACCGGAACTACCGGGGCGCGAGCGGGCGCCCCGCCCAGCCCAGGGCTGGGGGAGGCCGCGACGACAAGCAGAAGGGCTCCGGCCGCCCCCGCCCCGAGGAGCGCCGCCACGGCACGGGCGGGGCCAAGGGCGGCCCCGGACCCAAGGGGGGCGGCAAGGCCGGCCGTAAGCGGACCGCACCGGCCCGCCCCCGGGAGTACGACGCGCAGATCGAGGAGCGCAACCGCGCCCGCCACGACAAACCGCAGGCAAAAATGCCCAAAACCTTCGGCGAGCAGGATGGCGAGCGGCTGCAGAAGGTCCTCGCCCGTGCGGGTCTTGGCTCCCGCCGCGCCTGCGAAGAACTGATCGAGCAGGCCCGGGTCGAGGTCAATGGGAAGATCGTCATCGAGCAGGGGATGCGGGTCGACCCGGAGAAGGACGAGATCAAGGTCGACGGGCTGACCATCGCCACCCAGTCGTTCCTCTTCTTCGCCCTCAACAAGCCAGCCGGAGTGGTCTCCTCAATGGAGGACCCCGAGGGCCGCCAGTGCCTGGGCGACTACGTCCAGAACCGGGAGACCCGGCTCTTCCATGTCGGACGTCTCGACACCGAGACCGAGGGCCTCATCCTGCTCACCAACCACGGTGAGCTCGCCCACCGCCTTACTCACCCCCGCTACGGCGTCCGTAAGACCTACCTCGCCGCCATCCAGGGCCCCATCCCGCGCGACCTCGGCAAGCGCCTCAAGGACGGCATCAAGCTCGACGACGGCTACGCCCGCGCCGACCACTTCAAGGTCGTCGAGAACACCGGCAAGAACTATCTGGTCGAGGTCTCCCTGCACGAGGGCCGGAAGCACATTGTCCGCCGGATGCTCGCCGAGGCGGGCTTCCCGGTCGACAAGCTCGTCCGCACCCGCTTCGGCCCCATCGCCCTGGGCGACCAGAAGTCGGGCTGGCTGCGCCGGATGACCAACACCGAGGTCGGCATGCTGATGAACGAGGTCGGTCTCTAG
- a CDS encoding YidB family protein: protein MAGDDPGLERLLGGLLGKQSGTGGADTDMAGNVLAALLGLLESQGGGGSVNPLEGLLKCLSAGGLGDQARSWVSGDENEPVSAEQVTKALPEGALEQVAQQAGVSPEEAADQLAQSLPTAVDALTPGGRVPSGGSLREVVEQRTRARG, encoded by the coding sequence ATGGCAGGCGATGACCCCGGCCTCGAGAGGCTTCTCGGCGGACTGCTCGGCAAGCAGAGCGGGACCGGCGGCGCGGACACGGACATGGCCGGAAACGTCCTGGCGGCGCTCCTTGGGCTGCTGGAGTCGCAGGGCGGCGGGGGGAGCGTCAACCCCCTGGAGGGCCTGCTGAAGTGCCTCAGCGCGGGCGGGCTCGGCGATCAGGCCCGGTCCTGGGTGTCCGGCGACGAGAATGAGCCGGTCTCCGCCGAGCAGGTCACCAAGGCGTTGCCCGAGGGCGCGCTTGAGCAGGTCGCCCAGCAGGCCGGGGTCTCCCCGGAAGAGGCCGCCGACCAGCTCGCCCAGAGCCTGCCAACGGCTGTCGACGCGCTCACCCCCGGCGGCCGGGTCCCCTCGGGCGGCTCCCTGCGGGAGGTCGTCGAGCAGCGGACGCGCGCCCGGGGCTGA
- the der gene encoding ribosome biogenesis GTPase Der produces the protein MNDQNHSGDEHGHGELGDAEYAEFMELAAQEGFDPEDIEGALDEAGHGPLPVLAVVGRPNVGKSTLVNRILGRREAVVEDRPGVTRDRVTYEAEWAGRRFKVVDTGGWEQDVLGIHAAVAAQAEFAVEAADAVVFVVDATVGATDTDEAVVKLLRRAGKPVVLCANKVDGPSGEADAAMLWSLGLGEPYPVSALHGRGTGDMLDEVLRALPTAPAQTFGPAAGGPRRIALIGRPNVGKSSLLNKVAGEERVVVNEVAGTTRDPVDEMIELGGKTWKFVDTAGIRRRVHLTEGADYYASLRTAAALEKAEVAVVLVDVSESISVQDTRIISMAVDAGRALVIAYNKWDMLDDERRFYLEREIERDLVQVQWAPRVNVSARTGRHMEKLVPAIETALEGWETRVPTGRLNAFLGELVASHPHPVRGGKQPRILFGTQAGTRPPRFVLFASGFLEAGYRRFIERRLREEFDFTGTPIHISVRVREKRGKKK, from the coding sequence ATGAACGACCAGAACCACTCAGGCGACGAGCACGGGCACGGTGAGCTCGGCGACGCCGAGTACGCGGAGTTCATGGAGCTCGCCGCGCAGGAGGGCTTCGACCCTGAGGACATCGAAGGCGCGCTGGACGAGGCCGGACATGGCCCGCTGCCCGTGCTCGCTGTCGTCGGCCGCCCCAATGTCGGCAAGTCGACCCTCGTCAACCGCATCCTCGGCCGCCGTGAGGCGGTCGTTGAGGACCGCCCCGGCGTGACCCGGGACCGGGTGACCTATGAGGCCGAGTGGGCGGGGCGCCGCTTCAAGGTCGTGGACACCGGCGGCTGGGAGCAGGATGTGCTCGGCATCCATGCCGCTGTCGCCGCACAGGCCGAGTTCGCCGTTGAGGCGGCGGACGCGGTGGTCTTCGTCGTGGACGCCACGGTCGGCGCCACCGACACCGATGAGGCCGTGGTCAAGCTGCTGCGCCGGGCGGGCAAGCCGGTGGTGCTGTGCGCCAACAAGGTGGACGGCCCCTCCGGTGAAGCGGATGCGGCCATGCTCTGGTCGCTCGGGCTCGGCGAGCCGTACCCGGTCTCCGCGCTGCACGGCCGGGGTACCGGCGACATGCTCGACGAGGTACTGCGGGCGCTGCCAACGGCCCCGGCGCAGACCTTTGGCCCGGCCGCCGGCGGGCCACGCCGTATCGCGTTGATCGGGCGGCCGAACGTCGGCAAGTCGTCCCTGCTGAACAAGGTCGCGGGTGAGGAGCGCGTCGTCGTCAACGAGGTGGCGGGCACCACGCGCGACCCGGTCGACGAGATGATTGAACTCGGCGGCAAGACCTGGAAGTTCGTCGACACGGCCGGTATCCGCCGCCGTGTCCACCTCACTGAGGGCGCCGACTACTACGCCTCACTGCGCACCGCGGCGGCCCTGGAAAAGGCCGAGGTCGCGGTCGTCTTGGTCGATGTCAGCGAGTCGATCAGTGTCCAGGACACCCGGATCATCTCGATGGCCGTGGACGCCGGACGGGCACTGGTCATCGCCTACAACAAATGGGACATGCTCGACGACGAGCGCCGTTTCTATCTGGAGCGCGAGATCGAGCGGGATCTGGTGCAGGTGCAGTGGGCGCCGCGGGTCAATGTCTCGGCGCGCACCGGTCGCCATATGGAGAAGCTGGTCCCGGCGATCGAGACCGCCCTCGAAGGGTGGGAGACCCGGGTGCCGACCGGTCGCCTCAACGCCTTCCTCGGTGAGCTCGTCGCCTCTCACCCGCACCCGGTCCGTGGCGGTAAGCAGCCCCGCATCCTCTTCGGCACCCAGGCGGGCACCCGGCCACCCCGCTTTGTGCTCTTCGCATCAGGTTTTCTGGAAGCGGGCTACCGCCGCTTCATCGAGCGGCGGCTGCGCGAGGAGTTCGATTTCACTGGGACGCCGATCCATATTTCGGTGCGGGTGCGGGAGAAGCGCGGCAAGAAGAAGTAG
- a CDS encoding prephenate dehydrogenase, with amino-acid sequence MRTALVIGTGLIGTSIALALSARGVTVHLRDHDPEQVRTAAALGAGTDEPAAGPVDLAVIAVPPAHISASLAEAQRQGAARGYLDVGSVKGGPRRELSSLGCDLTSYLGTHPMAGREQSGPLAATADLFEGRPWVLTPTPETDTEVLNLALELVALCRAVPVVMDADAHDRAVALVSHTPQLLSSLVAARLETADETAVRLCGQGIRDVTRIAASDPRMWIDILAANPGPVADVLSAVAGDLEETVRALRALESADEAKRGDGAAGIEDVLRRGNTGRARVPGKHGQAPTAYETVAVLISDRPGELARIFADAGQAGVNIEDVRIEHATGQQAGHVQLMVEPKAAVVLAEALRARGWAIRQ; translated from the coding sequence ATGCGCACCGCCCTCGTCATCGGCACCGGACTGATCGGTACCTCCATCGCGCTCGCACTCTCCGCGCGCGGCGTGACGGTCCATCTGCGGGACCACGACCCCGAGCAGGTGCGTACGGCTGCGGCCCTCGGGGCAGGGACCGACGAGCCCGCCGCCGGCCCGGTCGACCTCGCTGTCATCGCCGTGCCGCCCGCGCATATCTCCGCCTCCCTGGCCGAAGCCCAGCGGCAAGGGGCCGCTCGCGGCTACCTGGACGTCGGCAGCGTCAAGGGCGGACCGCGCCGGGAGCTGTCGTCGCTCGGCTGCGACCTCACGAGCTACCTCGGTACGCACCCGATGGCGGGCCGGGAGCAGTCCGGCCCGCTCGCGGCCACCGCCGACCTCTTCGAGGGACGGCCCTGGGTGCTCACCCCGACCCCGGAGACCGACACCGAGGTCCTGAACCTCGCCCTCGAACTTGTCGCGCTGTGCCGCGCTGTCCCCGTCGTGATGGACGCCGACGCCCATGACCGCGCCGTCGCCCTTGTCTCGCACACCCCGCAGCTGCTCTCCAGCCTGGTCGCGGCCCGTCTGGAGACCGCTGACGAGACGGCGGTACGGCTGTGTGGCCAGGGCATCCGGGATGTCACCCGGATCGCCGCCTCCGACCCCCGGATGTGGATCGACATCCTCGCCGCCAATCCCGGCCCCGTCGCCGACGTCCTGTCCGCGGTCGCCGGCGACCTGGAGGAGACGGTCCGGGCCCTGCGTGCCCTGGAATCCGCCGACGAGGCCAAACGCGGCGACGGCGCCGCGGGCATCGAGGACGTCCTGCGCCGCGGCAACACCGGCCGCGCCCGCGTCCCCGGCAAGCACGGCCAGGCACCCACCGCGTACGAGACGGTCGCGGTCCTGATCAGCGACCGCCCGGGCGAGCTGGCCCGGATCTTCGCGGACGCGGGCCAGGCGGGCGTCAATATCGAGGATGTGCGGATCGAGCATGCGACGGGGCAGCAGGCGGGCCATGTGCAGCTCATGGTGGAGCCGAAGGCAGCTGTGGTACTGGCAGAAGCCCTACGCGCCCGCGGCTGGGCGATCAGACAGTAA